ACGCAGTAATTAGTACCgtatctaattacaaagcattttcaTGCCTGTGCTCTTTTGGCATACTGGTTGTTGTAAGCATTTCCGTGATAGCACAACTCTGTTCTTTgaaggttgtgaaaagtgcttataaactcatcatggtgaatgattcagatgctcagaatgcataaggcaagtgaggaataaccactgcaaactgtttcaaatgaagtacagtggtcccacgccatatcgcagttcacctttcgcagccttgctgtttcgcagattttttaagtgcaatttaaattttttttacagtgtatgaacgcgcATTTGTTagtcaatctcctccgtgccgtgtctcctgtagaATGCCTTCAGCTTgacaaatgtacataaatgttcgatcgacactacagtgGAGCAGCACCAGGATGAAGacgcacggtcagaggaactgtgaaatacacatgAGTCACTATTATATAACtacacaagagagaaatgtgagaaaatgttaatgcctgcctgagaaaagtgtataaaacgtgtggtgaggggttttacagccttaaaacatataataattgtaaaaaaaaataaataaagctgactactttgcggatttcgcctattgcgggttatttttagaacgtgaccaaATAAACGGGGGACCactgtagttctgtttttcgtgTTCTGAAAACACTAAACATGGTGTAGAGCGTCCTTAATCAGCCATGTTGTAGACTTGGTCCTGGTTGTCGCCGTTCTTAGACCCGGGGTATGGAGGAGGTGGGGAGTAGTGGACCGGGCGTGGCTGAGTCGGGGTGTAGGGAGGTGGGTTAAAACTCGGAGAGTACATCTCATACTCGCTGGTGTACGGAGGAGGAGGACCTGAGGGGATACAACACACATCTTAGTATTGGGAAACTGGTTTGTTGAAATATCGAGGTGttgagtgatgatgtcacttttgggtccaaccagaaagttcacagctgatttctagctttgtttttattccttattcatcaaacaagagacagcTACCTTTCAAAAGAGtatgtttaaccacaaactgtatcaaatatgtactgtagtagtagtagtaatctaTCATTATATAGAATACCAGTGTGTATCTCACTAACTGCCGATCACCGCTAACACCAtcttagcctagcctagcttcttacctcCGCCTCCCTCGTGCACTTTCTGTCACAGTCATATCCATAGGTCCATGTTTATGACCATGCTAGCTTTAGACGACGacattttttcacaaaaaaaaaggacattGTAGCGTATTTTCAGCtgatggacccggaagtgacatcacacttaacaactctaatatagaaataaaaatctgattataatctaatttctggagttatcagattactgAAATGTCATATAAACTGTTCAGCTGATGTGAgtgatctgatttctttctgcacagatttaataaacaaaaatgttaaagattGAAAAAGGACAAGCTACGAGTGCCGTTACTTCAACTATGTGTGATGGACAGGGTGGGGTTACTTCAGCTATAGTCTGTGTGTGATGGAGAGGGTGGGGTTACTTCAGCTATAATCTGTGTGTGATGGACAGGGTGGGGTTACTTCAGCTATAGTCTGTGTGTGATGGACAGGGTGGGGTTACTTCAGCtacagtctgtgtgtgatggACAGGGTGGGGTTACTTCAGCtacagtctgtgtgtgatggACAGGGTAGGGTTAAGTCCTGATGAACACTTGATTTGGTAGTTCCattcttggttcagttctggtctagtcttggtctagtgcaagtctagtcctagtttagtctttatctagtcttgttctagtcctggtctagtcttgttctagtcctgatctagtcctggtctagtccttgtctagtcatGTCTTGGTCACTGTGACTTTAATGGCTGTATTCCCAAAGCAACAGCGCTCTCTTATGCCCACTCACTGGAATCGCATGTCCTTAAACTTCAGCTAAAATAgatattttacataaaaaaattagGCATTAAATGTAGCCtaaaagaagattttttttttttaagtagtaaCATTAAAGTGAATAGAACATGAGGAGTTTAGtcaaaaagtctttaaaaatgATTAATAGCACAAAActttatgaagaaaaataaactgaagGGAGGAAACAGCACCAGAACacggcttaaaactcacaagactcacttttgtgtaatataggacttctAACAAATTTGAGGTAACTTTTCATTATTTATCCTTATCTATGTGTTAATAAgacatttaattaaaactgtTCCAACTACGGAAATGAAATCATTAAATCTATGTGTTTACAGCCCAATTTCCTGTAGTTTCTTGTATAAATGTAATCTATGATGATAATTGTCATAAAATTAGATTAGGTTTTAAGCAATGACCTGAATAATTAGCctaatgtgataatgtgatatCAGCATAGAACAGGAGGTAACAGGGTCAGAATGGCTGTGACATTATATCACCAAGAAATCAAGAGTCTAACCTAAAACCTCCTCACTGCTTACTGTatactactacttccactacactactactacttctactactactactactactactactactactactactactactactactactactactattactattacgaCTATAGAATAGAAGTTACAGCCAAACAAAGATATACAAGTCAACTGTAAATCCCATTGTCACCAAAAGGACAGAGATAAATCATTTGGAAACTTGTTCCTCAcgtcatgtattttttataatcacTTTATGTGACAATTTATAAGGGaggaaaggagcagagaaggtcagaggagcagaggagaaggtcagaggagcagaggagagggtcagaggaacagaggagagggtcagaggagcagaggagagggtcagaggagcagaggagagggtcagaggaacagaggagagggtcagaggaacagaggagagggtcagagaagcagaggagagggtcagaggagcagaggagaaggtcagaggaacagaggagagggtcagaggagcagaggcgagggtcagaggagcagaggagaaggtcagaggagcagaggagagggtcagaggagcagaggagagggtcagaggaacagaggcgagggtcagaggagcagaggagagggtcagaggaacagaggagagggtcagaggagcagaggagagggtcagaggagcagaggagagggtcagaggagcagatgagaaggtcagaggaacagaggagagggtcagaggagcagaggcgagggtcagaggagcagaggagagggtcagaggagaaggtcagaggaacagaggagagggtcagaggagcagaggagagggtcagaggagcagaggagagggtcagaggatcagaggagaaggtcagaggagcagaggagagggtcagaggagcagaggagagggtcagaggaacagaggagaaggtcagaggagcagaggagagggtcagaggagcagaggagagggtcagagaagaaggcaagaggagcagaggagagggtcagaggagcagaggagaggggtcagaggagcagaggagaaggtcagaggagagggtcagaggagcagacgagaaggtcagaggagcagaggagagggtcagaggagcagaggagagggtcagaggagcagaggagaaggtcagaggaacagaggagagggtcagaagaacagaggagagggtcagaagaacagaggagagggtcagaggaacagaggagaggagcagaggagaaggtcagaggagcagagaagagggtcagaggaacagaggagaggatgagagggtcagagaagcagaggagagggttagaggagtggaggagagggttTTAAACATACTGTAAGTAGCAAAGTGCAATTTGTAAAAAGATTGATCTTGtctagtttttttcttttcttcaatTTAGATGAAATTTATAAAGTCACTTTCTGGTTGGACACACTTAGGTGAAGTTTATGATGTCTCTTTCTGGTTGGACACACTTAGGTGAAGTTTATGATGTGACATCCCAttgttggacacaggcagcagatgtgaaACATGTACAGGTAAATTATATCCATATATTAAAGTTTGTCCCACCTGGGTACCCTTGCGACACCGTGCTGATGTAGCTGGAGTTAAAGACCCCAACTCTACTTCCTCGTCCGTCCTTCAtgcacacgcacaaacacagggacagagctGCTACCGCCCCCATGAGGAAGACCACGCCAAAGACAATCCCACTTATTGCTGTGCCACTGGAACATACAGGAAAAAAGTGAGtgagtgtaaaccaggactaaatctggaccaaaccagggaataaaccaggacctatactcaggactaaaccaggacctaaaccagggactgaaccaggacctaaaccagggcctaaactaggactaaaccaggattaaaccaggggaCTAAACTACAACGACACCAGGTACTGAACCAGatactaaactgggattaaaccaggattaaaccgggaccaaaccagggactaaactaggactaaacctggacttcaCCAAAACTCAACCATGACTTtcttaaaggtgtttttaaaaACATGGCTGGGTGtcacttatctccatggaaataaatttAGTTTAATGGGGAACATTGCAGACAAAACAATATCCTCTCAATTTGTGTAATTCAAGTTTTGCTAGTACTAAgatttactactactgctactatgagCAAAAGGAGAGATCTAAGGAGAAAGTGAGTGACGTTGATAAATTACACCAGccccaaaggtcagaggttgAACTTTAGAGACTTCAGCTGTTTATCACTTTATCACTTGTTTAGTTTTACTGCACAGATGGGCCACAATGGAAATATATATCAAAATCCATATATtgtaaatgcacatttttatatatatatatatatatatatatatatatatatatatatatatatatatatatatatatatatatatatatacatatatatatatacatatatatatatatatatatatatatatatatatatatatatatatatatatatatatatatatatatatatatatatatatatatatatatatatatatatatatatatatatataatttatttatttaacctttagaggcagaaatttcaacatacaacagaataacatccatacaggcaaagacaagacaagacaacaACATTAAGACAGTTCCTATTTTCCACTATTTACAGAGAGTTAAAAACAGagttaaaaacaagtacattgGTCACATACTATAGATTTTATTGAGTTGATGAATGAAGCTATCGGAGTCAGAATACTACTCAACCAGTGAGTACAGAAGACAGTGATGCGTAGTGAAAGGGGCACTTGTGACAAAACGGACTGCTGAGTGGTAAATGACATCAAGTTTATGGAGGAGAGTTTTTGATGCTTGATTTGACTTTGGAAAGTAATGTGTTAATATGAATGTCAAAAGTGTATTGTCAAGCCATATGCCTAAGTATTTGTAAGAATTtactatatatacatacatacatatacatatacatgtgtgtgtgtgtgtgtgggggtgtggggggttgtggggtgtgtgtgtgtgtgtgtgtgtgggggggggggggggggggtgcatatatataaaaaccaggacaaaggtATGTTATTAGTGCTTATGAGAGTACATCTCCAGCGTAGGCGCAGTAGTATTTTAGTAGTACTTACGAGAGTACGTCTCCTGCGTAGGCGTAGTAGGAGCAGCAGAATGGAGGTCGTCCGGTGCAGCAGTACTCCTGACAGCCCTCACACTGAGCATCACCACAGCCTGGAGCAAGTACAAGGAATTTTAATACTACAAATGCTACTATCGCTGCTccagctgctactactattactactgttactactactactactactactactactaacttcactactaccactgctactattatTTCAGCTGGTTGTCACAGTATTACTTTACTCTAAACATTAGAAGGAAGTGATGTAAAttgcaggtctaaaacaagtctaggactaaaccaagactaaactgacAGCAAACCAAAGGGAATCAGTTCTAAACCAATTTTAGGACTAAACACCAGGACCTTGACCAgggggactgaaccaggacagaaccaggacagaaccaggactgtactGAGTCTGACCCAGGTCTCAAGTACtcatatttgtatgtttttatttagtttgccTATGGTGACATTAGAATAaatgaagttttatttttagttttctcTGGTCTGAGCACTCGATCAGATGAACCTCAGAATAAACTCCTAAATATTTAATGAGCTTTGACTTTaccacaaaaacacaccacaaaaacaactggacaGGAGCACTACAATGCTTGttgaagttgtagtagtagttataagatgtagtagttgtagtgtcCTGTAATAGTAAATAGTAATACTATTTTGTcaggtggtagtagcagtatactgttgtgtccttatgcaAGACACTATAGTTCAGTTTACATATGAGTTCAGTTGCTGTAGTTCTTTGTAGctagtaaaagtagtagctgtagtagtagtaatagcagtactaTTACATTAAAGCTGGGTATTGTTAGTACTTGGACTAATAGAAACCAAAGTTGCAATAATAAAGTAGTACATGTatctgcagtatttgtacttttttcagtACTGTGTGACAGCGCACATTTGATATTGTATCTGAGCTGTAGCTCAGGCCTGTTCTAATGTTCATGATACAGATGTAGAGTGAAATCTGATCTAAACACAATGTCTTTAGGAGCCTGTGTATCGACCACTGTGTTATTTTACACATCACTATGAAAGAAAATAACGTCTGCACATGTGCACAAGGAGGTCATGTGAAGTAGACATGAGACATTACAACAATCTGGACCTtacttaaaatacagaaaaaagtcataaaagAGCCCGCCACACAATAAAGGCTTTGTCAGCCTTACACCAGTTTTAAACATGCAACAAAAAGTGTagaacagacacaaggagagtcggatgagattttaaaatgtaggaTCTCTTGAGTGCAAAGAAGGATATGCAGCGAAGAGACTGCACACCACAAGCTTAAAGTTATGAGCTAACAAAACTACAGCGCACCTcagtcagctgtttcctgtctacacCAAAATGACTCACTTTGAGTCCGTGTCTCAATTTGACGATTGCACAGTTTGTCGGCTACATTTGAAGGAAACTTATGTCACTTCTGGCAcaacaaggcctgtcccatttcatgcaccccacGAATGCGGCCAACAAATGTGCCGTGCCTTTCCAGCGATTCCATGGGAATCGGCCGTGAACAAAGCGCGCATCCGAGTAGACTtcgcgcactgctatatcccatcatgcaccttgCGTGACTTCTTCTATGgaagaaacaaggtatattttcttaaagttatgtaatactggctacaattgggaaaaaaatcacctagaacattttatttgcctattgatattcaaagggaaagatgaattccttacttcattcaatctaaacagaaatcaGCACCTGCAACGACACCTTGACTCCTCTTCAATGAAATAAtgaagaattaaaaataaaactgtaattatttcagtgtccattttacaggCTTAGGTCATGAGTCAGCAGCCGTATAGCTCGTGACGTGGCTATCACCTAATGTAAGCAACgtaacgtaagcgcacagacagcaaTTGACGTACACTCCATTGCATAGGCCTGTCCTATTTCAACACGGCCTTTGCAGTGGACGGAGGCTTCATGGGGCCAGAGTTGGCCGGGTCCTTTGAACAGTACTATGAAGTGTGCAACCACTGAATTGAAACATGGCCTGAGACTATAAAGTGTTCTCAGAGCATTGCACTCGTATTTTACatacaagtcaaaactgtgttattattatctgTGAAACGTGGTgcagtagttcagataaatgcgtctaatgcacagaaggctggaGATAAACGACATgggaagtagagtcactatcgctaatctgcagcagcttcagcatGATCCTcactgtgtggatgtaaacagacacacctGAGGATCTACTctcacttttttacttttaaagaacacttCAAACTGCTGGTTGCTGGATGCTGGTTTGTGGACTGGAGTCAGGATGCTGGTTTGTGGACTGGAGTCAGGATGCTGGTTTGTTTACTAGAGTCAGGGCGCTGGTTTGTGGACTGGAGTCAGGATGCTGGTTTGTGGACTGGAGTCAGGGCGCTGGTTTGTGGACTGGAGTCAGGATGCTGGTTTGTTTACTAGAGTCTGGGTGCTAGTTTGTGGACTGGAGTCAGGATGCTGGTTTGTGGACTGGAGTCAGGATGCTGGTTTGTTTACTAGAGTCCGGGTGCTGGTTTGTGGACTGGAGTCAGGATGCTGGTTTGTGGACTGGAGTCAGGATGCTGGTTTGTGGACTGGAGTCAGGATGCTGGTTTGTTTACTAGAGTCAGGGCGCTGGTTTGTGGACTGGAGTCAGGGCGCTGGTTTGTGGACTGGAGTCAGGGCGCTGGTTTGTGGACTGGAGTCAGGATGCTGGTTTGTGGACTGGAGTCAGGATGCTGGTTTGTTTACTAGAGTCCGGGTGCTGGTTTGTGGACTGGAGTCAGGATGCTGGTTTGTGGACTGGAGTCAGGGCGCTGGTTTGTGGACTGGAGTCAGGGCACTGGTTTGTGGACTGGAGTCAGGGTGGTGGTTTGTGGACTGGAGTCAGGATGCTGGTTTGTGGACGGGAGTCAGGGCGCTGGTTTGTGGACTGGATTCAAGGTGCTGGTTTGTGGATTGCGTGTCATTATTTGCATTATTTTGACACCATGCACAAGGAGAACTGCGACCTAAAAATCACACATGAGGATCCAAAGTTGGGTCATGCCTCCTTGAAGAGGAGAAGCAAAGCAAGTCCTAAACCGGGCAAGTAATCCTGTAGTGTGCAGCCGGCTTAAGAATGAAACAAGCTTGGGTTGTAAAACGGATATTTTTGTATGGGTTATTTGAGACTATTACCAAGCCAGGTTACTGGTGAGAActctggagaggcgagcccTTACAAACCCTTGCATTTTTGACTGGTACCttgaaatttaattaatgcatctTTAAGGGGCAATATGAGGTCAAAATAGcttgagtaaaaaaataaaataaataaataaataaataataataataataataataataataataataataataataataataattatattattattattattattattattattattattattattattattattattattattattattattaaaataaaagttgtaaaaatgtaaaataaaataaaataaaggtctAAAATTGTGTATTCTGTAAATTCtgatatacaaaataataatttaaaaatctaaaaaaaaataaaataaaataaaataaaaagttactccagATGGTACCATTGAGAATTTGAGAAGTTCTTAAtaagtctctgtctgttttatAATGTCCATATTGTCTTTAGTGTTGAGCAGTTACACAGTGTCTTGAGTGGTGTGTTCACTGTCGCTCTGACACTGCGGAAATAAGAGCATTATTAAAGTTAGTGATGAATGAGAAAGGCAGGTCCAAACATGAGCAGAGCAACAGCTGTGTCTACGAAGTCTGCAGAGGCTTTGTATCAACCAAAAACACAGatatagacctgctttagtcctggtccctTATTCGGGCCTTGTTTAAACATAGTTTtgaggtttagacctggtaatagtacttttactcgagtaatatatagtacagtgtaattgcagtcttacttgagtaatatatactacagtgtaacagtacttttactcggGTAAAAGTTgtgttcctcttcctctgtgagtgagtctaaagtgactggagctttatataacaatatgaaattatttgaacatttgtgtttctggctccttcagatgtgattttgtttggatcagttttgtgtctttttgaaaatacaacatttcgtGACTTACttcatattttgtccttcacattcattttaaattacaaatcagatgttatgtccagttACTCTTACAAATACTGGAGTAATACTACTTCGAAGTAACAAAAGTCTTAAGTACTTTCTTTCACATGCACAAATCAGGTAGGTTAAGTGCTGttaattaaaacaacacatgcTAATTTGCCTTAAACGTTAGCTTGAAAGTATCTCATGCTGTTAGCTTTAACATGTTTAGCACACCACGCCTGCATGAAAAACTATGTAAATATCCCCCCTCTTTACTCTCAGTGggtggtcctggtctagtcctggtttagtcctggctcctgTCTCCCCACGCGCCCATGCTGACAAAAGTACCATGTCTTTATACCCCCCTCCTTCAACAACTACCctcactttaaaacaaaaatacccccAAATGAGAATGGTACTGCCCTGCCCCCATCACAAAGACACTACACATTTTAAGGAGGGATGGCTCCATGCGATGGTTTCATTCAGCAAAAAGGATAAATTAGAGGGCaagttttcatcattttgaactTAGAGAACAGCTCTCACATCCCGTTTGGCACATCGCTAGTATTCacatgtgttttcagttttcagtgtTTAACCATACTCTAGtagtttcttctcattgaccctctgaagttgtattcaGTGTGGTTTGAGGAATCTTTGGGCACTTCATTTCAAGAAGCCAAGCCACCTCCAccagtacatgcccactgtgacgtacacgcccactgtgacgtatgcacttccttctccagttttattttcttaatcagtgatactcgtaggattcagtAGCACTgcgtagtaattttggtacagatgaaaaaaagtgctgctctagtgttaTGTGCAGCTAGCCATAGGTGGCACCGACAGCATGTGgcgttttgttgtgatgacgtttacagcaacatcagctcccattggacactgcagttttctaacatggaagtcggtggacctgtttcttttatgaagtggttttagatgaatattgtgatttaaaatgtgtaaattataacataatgatccacagtgtcatagattataactatagagacacaagaacaatagGGCTAATTTAATCAAAAAGATCAATTGTTCCAAATAATTTAACCTGAGCTGatccaggtcagaggtcacaggtccGAGCTCTCAAGCTTCAGAgcttctctgtgtaactgtcagactgcacatgtgtggacctggtttatggttcatatcTCTGATCATTGGACCTATCCATATGGAACAATAACTGACACTAAATTgtatcttctctgtcagcaaacTCTTTTTTGTCAGAATAGCTTCAAAAAAGTGGtggcattactcaaacataaatgcAAAATTGTTGTTAGTTGAATGGACTTTAAGCCATAGGATTAATGACATGGCTGGAGCCAGTCCCTGAACCCTTGGctcagcatttgtgaatttttacatcaggtgcagtgcctttaaatatgtacatttttggaCACGCCCACTCACTGGTAATTACAAGGCAAAATGTTTACAAAACCATATTTAACACACCAGTGTTGTCATCACTCCTGGCTCTGGCAATGTGCATTTAAATGAACTCAGTATTGTGTAATTACTACAACACATGCCGGGTGTAGGGTATTTTTGCAGAGATGGGTCCTACTTAGATaatttacttgagcaactttttgaagaaattgcaATTTTTAAGAGTACTTTTCAAGCAGTATATTTTGACTCCTACTTGAGCAAAATGTAGTATAGTGTAATAGTACTCTAACGcaagtaatatatagtacagtgtaacagtactcttgcttgagtaaaagtggcgtttctctccctctgtgagtggagctttatgtaacaatatgaaatgatttgaacatttgtgtttctggctccttcagatgtgatttagtttggctcagttttgtgtctctttgaaaataccactctttgtgacttatttcatgttttgtcctttacattcacttgaaattataaatcagacgtTATGTCTCGACAGttcctcttacttgagtagtagtttacCCTTACATGAGTCATTTCTTGTCATACTGCACATTTTCCTCTTGGACACTTCCATCACATTGTCAGCAGCTCAGAGCCAGTGCATTCGACTCCAGCTGCTTTGACAAGCGCTGCCAAGAAACATGCTAAATTACAGGCTTGTGTCTTTCTACTTTTGGATTTCTCTGATCCTCATATCAAACTatttagcttcttttttttttttttttgccagatacCCTTCCTTTTGACTTAACCACTTTAGTTTAACCATGCTTGGAACTGACACAAATTATTCATTGATTAGTTATCATACTGAATAGAATGAATTAAGAACATACTATATACTATCACTGTTAGTCTATATCGATAATATtgttaagccagatgcccttccctaAGACCCAACCATTGTAGTTTATCTATGCTTGGAACTGACACAAATAATGTATTGACTTGTTATCTCTTGAATGCAAGGGCAAACTATGCATTACTATTAAACTATATATTTGATGACATATGATGTTTCAATATTTCTTCCAGTTATTCAGAATTTATTTAACGTCATATTCCA
This genomic window from Periophthalmus magnuspinnatus isolate fPerMag1 chromosome 2, fPerMag1.2.pri, whole genome shotgun sequence contains:
- the cyyr1 gene encoding cysteine and tyrosine-rich protein 1, with product MGSRWSYGAMDRWGLLRNSLLLCVLTRCGDAQCEGCQEYCCTGRPPFCCSYYAYAGDVLSGTAISGIVFGVVFLMGAVAALSLCLCVCMKDGRGSRVGVFNSSYISTVSQGYPGPPPPYTSEYEMYSPSFNPPPYTPTQPRPVHYSPPPPYPGSKNGDNQDQVYNMAD